In Arthrobacter citreus, a single genomic region encodes these proteins:
- a CDS encoding CDGSH iron-sulfur domain-containing protein: protein MSDVQIKVLDNGPLRVTGTVDLVDAEGNTYPQKAAFSLCRCGLSSKLPYCDGTHKGKFESVVRAPKEEAE, encoded by the coding sequence ATGTCTGATGTTCAAATTAAAGTTTTAGATAATGGTCCTTTACGTGTCACTGGTACAGTAGATCTAGTTGACGCTGAAGGAAATACATATCCACAAAAAGCGGCTTTCTCATTATGCCGATGTGGATTATCAAGTAAATTACCATACTGTGACGGTACTCACAAAGGAAAGTTTGAATCTGTCGTTCGAGCTCCTAAAGAAGAAGCAGAATAA
- a CDS encoding DUF1659 domain-containing protein, which translates to MAQIATQQLTLYVNLHAGKDAQGKIIIKRKAYKNVRVDLDLVKLSEVGNALASLQELPLVDLAVLSNGILLNSL; encoded by the coding sequence ATGGCACAAATTGCTACTCAACAACTTACATTGTATGTAAATTTACATGCAGGAAAAGATGCACAAGGAAAAATCATCATCAAGAGAAAGGCATACAAAAATGTCCGAGTTGATCTTGATTTAGTGAAGCTAAGCGAAGTTGGAAATGCTTTAGCATCACTGCAAGAACTACCATTAGTAGACCTAGCAGTACTAAGCAACGGAATACTTTTAAACAGTCTGTAA
- a CDS encoding HAD family phosphatase, producing MALIAIDMDGTLVNGKNGIPAENIESIRAAQKEGIHVVISTGRMYESAKEALDEAGLTCPIVCLNGSQIYDYEAKILHNDSMDKEIFAKALSICEAENKTFIISTSEGSFTKCRDTLYDEFFTDKNTGKTHKVTATLRKVRNYTSIEDFNNLDVYKILFLSNNKEAISRIRLNLMQEEGLLITSSSSNNVEINAANVSKGAALLKLAPILGVDLKDSMAIGDSFNDVSMFNRVGFPVAMGNAKEELKSHCTFVTKTNEEAGVAHAIYHFLDQKQKLKQN from the coding sequence ATGGCATTAATTGCAATTGATATGGATGGTACACTTGTAAATGGTAAAAATGGGATACCAGCAGAAAATATTGAAAGCATCCGGGCAGCACAAAAGGAAGGAATCCATGTTGTCATTTCTACGGGCAGAATGTATGAAAGTGCGAAGGAAGCATTAGATGAAGCTGGATTGACTTGTCCGATTGTTTGTTTAAATGGATCTCAAATATATGACTATGAAGCGAAAATTTTGCATAATGATTCAATGGATAAAGAAATTTTTGCAAAAGCTTTAAGCATATGTGAGGCGGAAAATAAGACATTTATTATAAGTACTAGTGAAGGATCATTTACGAAGTGCCGAGATACTCTATACGATGAATTTTTTACTGATAAGAATACTGGCAAGACGCATAAGGTTACGGCTACTTTAAGAAAAGTTCGAAATTACACTTCAATTGAGGATTTTAATAATCTTGATGTTTATAAAATATTATTTCTTTCCAATAATAAAGAAGCTATTAGCCGTATTCGACTAAATTTAATGCAAGAAGAAGGGCTATTAATTACTTCATCAAGCTCAAACAATGTTGAAATTAATGCCGCAAATGTTAGTAAAGGAGCGGCTTTATTGAAGCTTGCCCCAATTCTTGGAGTAGATTTAAAGGATAGCATGGCAATAGGAGATAGCTTTAATGATGTCTCTATGTTTAACCGAGTAGGATTTCCGGTAGCGATGGGAAATGCGAAAGAAGAACTAAAAAGCCATTGTACATTTGTTACGAAAACAAACGAAGAAGCAGGCGTAGCGCATGCGATTTATCATTTTTTAGACCAAAAACAAAAATTGAAGCAAAACTAA
- a CDS encoding DUF2922 domain-containing protein, whose product MQTLELKFLNESEKVVTLTVDNPTIPVSPTLINQVMDKIVANNVFTSSGGFVVAKQGARLVGKEIVEIEL is encoded by the coding sequence ATTCAAACATTAGAACTAAAATTTTTAAATGAAAGTGAAAAGGTTGTTACTCTCACAGTAGACAATCCAACAATCCCAGTTAGTCCAACATTAATTAATCAAGTAATGGACAAAATTGTAGCAAATAACGTATTCACTTCTTCAGGTGGATTTGTTGTAGCAAAGCAGGGTGCTCGATTGGTTGGGAAAGAGATTGTTGAGATTGAGTTATAA
- a CDS encoding YojF family protein, whose product MQKLEISAAQDALQNYINQTVYLHLETTNGAYANHFNEKVMTVNAFIRNTKVIISRATITGKYPYRVGLKLEEGWVVAEGLTDFEVDDQDRLLLAGHNEDGKLAIAIHLSHTPF is encoded by the coding sequence ATGCAAAAATTAGAAATCAGTGCTGCCCAAGATGCACTTCAAAATTATATAAATCAGACAGTCTATTTACATTTAGAAACTACAAATGGAGCTTACGCTAATCATTTTAACGAAAAAGTAATGACAGTAAATGCCTTTATCCGAAATACGAAGGTAATAATTAGCCGTGCTACAATTACAGGAAAATACCCATACAGAGTAGGATTAAAACTTGAAGAAGGATGGGTTGTTGCAGAAGGATTAACAGATTTTGAAGTTGATGATCAAGATCGCCTCCTACTAGCAGGTCATAATGAAGATGGAAAGCTTGCAATTGCAATTCATTTAAGTCATACACCATTTTAA
- a CDS encoding alpha/beta hydrolase: MIIWLVVIVFFLIYFIGVGYYFTQQVLFMKTNSLEFIYQRELDNFRFDEDLYRSFQKKSFSVQSRYGYELKGYLFEAFDTNNWVIITHGVTVNKNNSIKYAELFLKLGFNVLTYDHRRHGESGGTTTSYGYYEKYDLQTIVHYLKDLKGDIVLGIHGESMGACTMLQYAGFVEDSAAFYISDCAFSTFEKQLTYRLKMDYKIPKWAILPVSSIWLKLRNGFFIKDISPLLATNNIKKPVLFIHSKQDDYIPYTNTIHLYEANQGEKELFIAENGAHAMSLNENKEEYYSIVSSFLNNIEIEHNSL; the protein is encoded by the coding sequence ATGATAATCTGGCTTGTAGTGATTGTATTTTTTCTTATTTATTTTATTGGTGTGGGTTATTATTTTACGCAGCAAGTTTTGTTTATGAAAACAAATTCGCTTGAGTTCATTTATCAGCGGGAGTTGGATAATTTCCGTTTTGATGAAGATTTGTATCGCTCGTTTCAAAAGAAATCTTTTTCTGTTCAATCTCGTTATGGATACGAATTAAAAGGGTATTTATTTGAGGCATTTGATACAAATAATTGGGTCATTATTACTCATGGTGTAACCGTTAATAAGAACAACTCAATTAAATATGCTGAGTTATTTTTAAAGCTTGGTTTTAATGTACTTACTTATGATCATAGACGACATGGTGAATCTGGTGGTACAACAACTAGTTATGGCTATTATGAAAAATATGATTTACAAACGATTGTTCACTATTTAAAAGATTTAAAAGGTGATATCGTTCTTGGCATTCACGGGGAATCAATGGGAGCATGTACGATGCTACAATACGCTGGTTTTGTTGAAGATTCTGCAGCCTTTTACATTTCAGATTGTGCCTTCTCTACTTTTGAAAAACAGCTTACATATCGTTTAAAAATGGATTATAAAATTCCAAAGTGGGCTATTCTTCCCGTCTCAAGCATTTGGTTAAAGCTTCGGAATGGATTTTTTATTAAAGATATTTCCCCATTACTTGCAACAAATAATATAAAAAAACCTGTATTATTTATTCATAGTAAACAAGACGATTATATTCCTTATACAAACACAATTCATTTATATGAAGCAAATCAAGGTGAAAAAGAATTATTCATTGCCGAAAATGGTGCACATGCCATGAGTTTGAACGAAAATAAAGAAGAATATTATTCCATCGTTTCATCTTTTTTAAATAATATTGAAATTGAACATAATTCATTATAA
- a CDS encoding YqkE family protein, whose amino-acid sequence MKKRKPQQQVKPTYEQKEKISLGSLMNEEVLQKLKNTKKQLQENETKLKEEEEARVREEKRLREKNKSFEELLNESSISWKDFK is encoded by the coding sequence ATGAAAAAAAGAAAGCCGCAGCAACAAGTAAAACCAACATATGAGCAGAAAGAAAAAATATCATTAGGTTCATTAATGAATGAAGAGGTTCTTCAAAAATTAAAAAATACAAAAAAACAATTACAAGAAAATGAAACAAAGCTCAAAGAGGAAGAAGAAGCTCGAGTTCGTGAAGAAAAACGATTGCGTGAGAAAAATAAATCGTTTGAAGAGTTGCTAAACGAGAGTAGTATTTCTTGGAAAGATTTTAAATAA
- a CDS encoding DinB family protein — protein MSKKEFLLDQLEVCRNVESWIQPLSIALENLSLEDIRWRQNESTHTICEIVNHLYFYNERWLRRFKGEIPTEMRESNASTFRNLENLTIESWQELVQRLDENLANWQLAIKEIDESKLHEQIPNFPVDANWWGALSNLCTHNTYHIGQIIYIRKAQGSWQSKEE, from the coding sequence ATGAGTAAAAAAGAATTTCTATTAGATCAATTAGAAGTTTGTCGCAATGTTGAAAGTTGGATTCAGCCTTTAAGTATAGCATTAGAAAATTTAAGCTTAGAAGATATTAGATGGAGACAAAATGAGTCTACACATACGATTTGCGAAATCGTAAATCATCTTTATTTTTATAATGAAAGATGGTTAAGAAGATTTAAGGGGGAAATCCCTACTGAAATGAGAGAAAGTAATGCTTCAACTTTTCGTAATTTAGAAAATTTAACAATAGAAAGCTGGCAGGAGTTAGTTCAGCGGTTAGATGAAAACTTAGCCAATTGGCAGCTAGCTATAAAAGAAATAGATGAATCAAAACTGCATGAACAAATTCCGAATTTTCCAGTAGATGCAAATTGGTGGGGAGCGTTATCTAACTTATGTACTCATAATACATATCATATAGGGCAAATCATTTATATTCGAAAAGCACAAGGTTCGTGGCAATCGAAAGAAGAGTAA
- a CDS encoding iron-containing alcohol dehydrogenase, translated as MNFFTFANPTELIFGKDSVQKLKDKATTFGKNVLLVYGGGSIKRNGLYDQIVGILKEADKAVFELSGVEPNPRLSTVHKGIQLCKEESIDFVLAVGGGSVIDCTKAIAVGAKFDGEIWDVITRKAVPTDALKFGTVLTLAATGSEMNAGSVITNWETNEKLGWGSKFSYPTFSILDPQNTFTVPRDQTVYGSVDIMSHVIESYFHHGTNTKIQDRFCEGILKTVIETAPVAVETLDNYEARETLLYSGTMALNGILSMGVQGDWATHNIEHAVSAVSDIPHGGGLAIIFPHWMEYVMSENVDRFCQFANRVFDIQQDSMSKEEWALAGIKALRTFWSSIGAPSRLSEYGITKEQLSEMAAKTVKYGPFGYFKKLDQEDALKILEAAL; from the coding sequence ATGAATTTTTTTACATTTGCAAATCCAACTGAATTAATCTTTGGTAAAGATAGTGTACAAAAGTTAAAAGATAAAGCGACTACTTTTGGAAAGAATGTGTTACTTGTATACGGTGGTGGAAGTATTAAAAGGAATGGCCTATATGATCAAATTGTAGGTATTCTTAAAGAAGCTGACAAAGCGGTTTTTGAACTGAGTGGGGTTGAACCAAATCCAAGGTTATCAACAGTTCATAAAGGTATACAACTTTGTAAAGAAGAAAGTATTGACTTTGTTTTAGCAGTAGGTGGAGGATCTGTAATCGACTGTACAAAAGCGATTGCTGTAGGAGCAAAATTTGATGGTGAGATTTGGGATGTTATTACTCGAAAAGCAGTCCCAACGGATGCATTAAAATTTGGAACAGTATTAACGCTTGCAGCAACTGGTTCAGAAATGAACGCTGGGTCAGTTATTACAAACTGGGAAACAAATGAAAAATTAGGTTGGGGAAGTAAGTTCAGTTACCCAACATTTTCAATATTAGATCCACAAAATACATTTACAGTTCCTCGCGATCAAACCGTATATGGATCAGTGGATATTATGTCACATGTTATTGAGTCATATTTCCATCATGGAACAAATACAAAAATTCAAGATCGATTCTGTGAAGGAATTTTAAAAACAGTTATTGAAACTGCACCTGTTGCAGTTGAAACATTAGATAATTACGAAGCACGCGAAACACTATTATATAGTGGAACAATGGCATTAAACGGAATTTTAAGCATGGGTGTGCAAGGTGATTGGGCAACACACAATATTGAACATGCAGTATCTGCAGTATCAGATATTCCTCATGGAGGAGGATTAGCAATAATTTTCCCTCATTGGATGGAATATGTAATGAGTGAAAATGTAGATCGATTCTGTCAATTTGCAAATAGAGTATTTGACATTCAACAAGATTCAATGTCAAAAGAAGAGTGGGCATTAGCAGGAATTAAAGCTTTACGCACATTCTGGAGCTCAATTGGTGCGCCAAGTCGTTTAAGCGAGTATGGTATAACAAAAGAGCAACTATCTGAAATGGCTGCTAAAACAGTTAAATATGGTCCATTTGGTTACTTTAAAAAATTGGATCAAGAAGATGCGTTGAAAATTTTAGAAGCGGCTCTTTAA
- the tatC gene encoding twin-arginine translocase subunit TatC — MQEKEMSVIDHLDELRNRIIKVIVAFVIFLGIGLYYTKTIFNFLVKDLNGKLLALGPSDVLWIYLMIGGVFAIACSIPFIAYQIWAFVKPALHVKERKTTMLYIPALFILFICGLAFGYYFIFPNVLKFLQNIGADLVTVTFTAERYFSFLFNLVIPFAFFFDLPVIIMFLTSIGIVSPAFLKKSRRFAYFILIIIGTAISPPDFVSDMMTSLPLLVIYELSILVSSVAFRRRIKRLQQEPE; from the coding sequence ATGCAAGAAAAAGAAATGAGTGTCATTGACCATTTAGATGAGCTTCGAAATCGAATCATAAAAGTTATTGTAGCATTCGTTATTTTTTTAGGGATTGGGTTGTATTATACGAAAACTATATTCAATTTCCTTGTAAAAGATTTGAATGGAAAACTTCTAGCATTAGGTCCAAGTGATGTACTTTGGATTTATCTAATGATTGGTGGAGTATTCGCGATTGCGTGTAGTATCCCATTTATCGCTTATCAAATATGGGCGTTTGTAAAGCCGGCCTTGCATGTAAAAGAACGAAAAACTACAATGCTATACATACCAGCTTTATTCATATTGTTTATTTGTGGCTTAGCATTTGGATATTATTTTATCTTTCCGAACGTTTTAAAGTTTTTACAAAACATCGGAGCAGACTTAGTAACAGTTACATTTACAGCTGAACGCTATTTTAGCTTCTTATTTAACTTAGTTATTCCTTTTGCATTTTTCTTTGATTTACCAGTCATTATCATGTTTTTAACAAGCATCGGAATCGTATCACCAGCATTTTTAAAAAAATCAAGACGATTTGCCTACTTTATCCTTATCATTATCGGGACGGCAATCTCACCACCTGATTTTGTATCCGATATGATGACAAGCTTACCGCTATTGGTTATATATGAACTAAGTATTCTTGTCTCATCTGTAGCATTTAGAAGAAGAATTAAACGCCTACAGCAAGAACCAGAATAA
- a CDS encoding Y-family DNA polymerase, with translation MSICYEELPHHRILCIDMKSFYASCSAVMLELDPLECYLAVVGDVEREGSIVLAASPRLKKEFGIKTGSRVFEIPKNPRIKIVNPSMAKYLEVSTNIVKLLNEFVPLEDLHVYSVDECFLKVDGVKKLWGDAWEVAEKIRAEIMARFQLPCSVGIGPNMLLSKLCLDLEGKKDGIAEWTYEDVEKKLWQVSPLSEMWGIGKRTERTLNGVGIFTVGQLAKYPLHLLEKKFGVMGNQLYHHAWGVDLSELGAPIMNGQISFGKSQILMRDYTKIEEIKFVIREMCEEVARRTRNAKKAGRTVTLGIGYSREEFGGGFSHAFTMDEPTNITSDLYKICAKLFDQYYEGKTVRQILISLSNIVSDEIMQLNLFDQKKPQKRKLGYVMDAVRKKYGSTALLWAVSYAEGGTTLSRSKLVGGHKG, from the coding sequence ATGAGCATTTGTTATGAAGAGTTACCACATCATCGTATATTATGCATCGATATGAAGAGCTTTTATGCAAGTTGTTCTGCGGTCATGCTCGAATTAGATCCATTGGAATGTTATTTAGCAGTTGTTGGAGATGTAGAAAGAGAAGGAAGTATTGTGCTTGCAGCTTCACCGCGATTAAAAAAGGAGTTTGGAATCAAAACAGGATCAAGGGTTTTTGAAATACCAAAAAATCCGCGAATTAAAATTGTAAATCCTTCAATGGCAAAATACTTAGAAGTCTCAACAAACATCGTAAAATTATTAAATGAATTTGTACCTTTAGAGGATTTACATGTATACAGTGTCGATGAATGTTTTTTAAAGGTCGATGGAGTAAAAAAATTATGGGGGGATGCATGGGAGGTTGCCGAAAAAATTCGTGCTGAGATTATGGCACGATTTCAATTACCATGTTCGGTTGGGATTGGCCCCAACATGCTTTTGTCGAAGCTCTGCTTGGATTTAGAAGGAAAAAAAGATGGGATAGCAGAGTGGACTTATGAAGATGTAGAAAAAAAACTATGGCAAGTAAGTCCTCTTAGTGAAATGTGGGGAATCGGTAAAAGAACCGAGCGAACTTTAAATGGAGTGGGGATTTTTACGGTAGGACAGCTAGCGAAATATCCTCTTCATTTGCTTGAAAAGAAATTTGGAGTAATGGGCAATCAACTATATCATCATGCATGGGGAGTAGATTTGTCTGAACTAGGTGCGCCAATAATGAACGGGCAAATTAGTTTTGGTAAAAGCCAAATATTAATGAGGGATTACACAAAAATAGAAGAGATTAAATTTGTTATACGTGAAATGTGCGAAGAGGTTGCGCGCCGAACTCGAAATGCAAAAAAAGCAGGAAGAACCGTTACTTTAGGAATTGGATATAGTCGTGAAGAGTTCGGTGGAGGATTTTCTCATGCGTTTACAATGGATGAACCTACAAATATTACTTCAGATTTGTATAAAATATGTGCAAAACTTTTTGATCAATATTACGAAGGAAAGACTGTTCGCCAAATCCTCATCTCCCTTTCGAACATTGTTAGTGATGAAATCATGCAACTAAATTTATTTGATCAGAAAAAACCTCAAAAGCGTAAATTAGGATATGTCATGGATGCAGTCCGAAAAAAATACGGATCAACTGCGCTCCTTTGGGCTGTTTCTTATGCAGAAGGAGGAACGACACTATCTCGAAGCAAGCTAGTAGGTGGACATAAAGGTTGA
- a CDS encoding septum formation initiator family protein — protein MKAEARKLYNPQREEMNKPSRNQFPQTHKRKTIRIHRITLMILYLSLIIGSVMYMFSQNKIVSAKQRELSKLQVEQKKLTKTEKDLNRQVRLLNDPDYIGNYARGEYMFSKKGETIIIVPKPKEDNN, from the coding sequence GTGAAGGCAGAAGCGCGAAAATTATATAATCCACAAAGAGAAGAAATGAATAAGCCTTCTCGTAATCAATTTCCGCAGACTCATAAAAGAAAGACAATCCGAATCCATAGGATCACTTTGATGATTTTATATTTATCTCTAATTATTGGATCTGTAATGTATATGTTTAGTCAAAATAAAATTGTTTCAGCAAAGCAACGTGAACTGTCAAAACTACAAGTTGAACAAAAAAAATTGACTAAAACAGAAAAAGACTTAAACAGGCAAGTTAGACTATTAAATGATCCGGATTACATCGGAAACTATGCTCGCGGTGAATACATGTTCTCTAAAAAAGGAGAAACAATTATCATCGTACCGAAACCGAAAGAAGATAACAACTAA
- a CDS encoding YolD-like family protein, protein MIRDRGTIKWTSMMLPEHVKILRDWKVSQNYEQPKDVDEQLLEEMNRQLQQAIHEDASVQITYYKDHYHHNVKGKIGKINLHQNRLSIYEEQAGYMELYLSDIVDVKIES, encoded by the coding sequence ATGATTCGTGACCGTGGAACGATTAAATGGACTTCAATGATGTTACCTGAACACGTGAAAATACTCCGTGATTGGAAAGTATCCCAAAACTATGAACAACCAAAAGATGTAGACGAACAATTATTAGAGGAAATGAACCGTCAACTTCAGCAGGCAATTCACGAGGATGCAAGTGTGCAAATTACTTACTATAAAGATCACTATCATCATAATGTAAAAGGAAAAATAGGGAAAATCAATTTACACCAAAATAGACTATCCATTTATGAAGAACAAGCTGGATATATGGAGCTATACTTAAGCGATATTGTTGACGTCAAAATTGAATCATAA
- a CDS encoding GNAT family N-acetyltransferase has translation MIRLAKREDTKQIVPLVVQAIEDIVFMLTGTSSYEQAIPILEYYVQSEQNRLSYHNCLVKETEGKVVGLIIAYHSLELSVLDREMLEIISRNLNLQNVQVDREADDEDFYIDTLSVHPDYQGKGIGTELLNGLLSFAKDKGVTRVSLNVDQDKPSVRRLYEKVGFKYEKVRYIMNHPYDYLVFPINKKIFQTKVV, from the coding sequence ATGATTCGATTAGCTAAAAGAGAAGATACAAAACAAATTGTCCCTCTAGTTGTACAAGCGATTGAAGATATTGTATTCATGTTAACTGGGACATCATCATATGAACAGGCTATTCCAATTTTAGAATATTATGTTCAATCAGAACAAAATAGGCTAAGTTATCATAATTGTTTAGTAAAAGAAACAGAAGGAAAAGTAGTCGGGCTAATCATAGCCTATCATTCCTTAGAATTATCCGTACTTGATCGTGAAATGCTTGAAATAATTAGTCGTAATTTAAATCTCCAAAACGTTCAAGTAGATCGAGAAGCAGATGATGAAGATTTTTATATTGATACATTATCAGTGCACCCAGATTATCAAGGCAAAGGAATTGGAACAGAATTATTAAATGGTTTACTTTCTTTTGCTAAAGACAAAGGGGTTACACGAGTTTCATTAAATGTTGATCAAGATAAACCGTCTGTTCGTCGATTATATGAAAAAGTAGGATTTAAATATGAGAAAGTTAGATATATAATGAACCATCCATACGATTATTTAGTTTTCCCTATAAATAAAAAAATATTCCAAACAAAAGTCGTTTAA
- a CDS encoding DUF2653 family protein, producing MKIFFDEQDVANAICVYAADLEGIRPENVQIEFQFNEDDGVCCEVSANHRNLFYFEQQISDAIGFYLDEIHHFSSHSMEIIIGFDEEAGITSEILFT from the coding sequence GTGAAAATCTTTTTTGATGAACAAGATGTTGCCAATGCAATTTGTGTATATGCAGCTGACCTTGAAGGAATTCGTCCAGAAAATGTACAAATTGAATTTCAATTTAATGAAGATGATGGCGTATGCTGTGAAGTATCAGCTAATCATCGGAATTTATTTTATTTTGAGCAACAAATAAGTGATGCAATTGGTTTTTACTTAGACGAGATTCATCATTTTTCTTCTCATTCGATGGAAATCATAATTGGTTTTGATGAAGAAGCAGGCATTACGAGTGAAATATTATTTACCTAG
- a CDS encoding phosphotransferase yields MIAQNVIAYILKKYKLDESNFLGKGQEAEVYAYDHERVLKIYKLAAYPKLKILKQFYESLNFSDVHFELPKIHEIIKEEHTILTIEKRIEGKNIQKDLSKYNEQKLDSFFENYLSTILSIQTIKLENRIKGIKLLSDYEISSKDWYDFLKQSLLKKNIEVEGYLKKDVMDYEVKLNRLLEGFSVKYEGVYSLVHGDYYPSNLLVNENGQINGVIDFGLMTLYGDPLFDVALSWILFDLYDELGEVKLERYLNKIVNKLGEEVRSTIHLYVLFYSIYSANFFSENCSDGHYQWSVRNLNNERFWIALGN; encoded by the coding sequence ATGATTGCACAAAATGTTATTGCTTACATTTTAAAGAAGTATAAGCTAGATGAATCAAACTTTTTAGGAAAAGGACAAGAAGCAGAAGTTTATGCTTATGATCATGAGAGAGTTTTAAAAATATATAAGCTAGCAGCCTATCCAAAACTAAAGATATTAAAGCAATTTTATGAGTCATTAAACTTTAGTGATGTACATTTTGAACTGCCGAAAATTCACGAAATTATAAAAGAAGAACATACTATTTTAACGATTGAAAAACGAATTGAAGGTAAAAATATTCAAAAGGATTTATCAAAGTATAATGAGCAAAAATTAGATTCTTTTTTTGAAAACTATTTATCTACAATATTAAGTATCCAAACAATTAAATTAGAAAACCGAATTAAAGGCATTAAATTATTAAGTGATTATGAAATTTCTTCTAAGGATTGGTATGATTTTTTAAAACAGTCATTACTAAAAAAGAATATCGAAGTAGAAGGCTATTTAAAAAAAGATGTAATGGATTATGAAGTGAAATTAAATCGACTACTGGAAGGATTTTCGGTTAAATATGAAGGGGTCTATTCACTTGTACATGGGGATTATTATCCATCAAATCTATTAGTAAATGAAAATGGACAAATCAATGGAGTAATTGATTTCGGATTGATGACATTATATGGGGACCCATTATTTGATGTTGCATTGAGTTGGATTTTATTTGATTTATATGATGAATTGGGAGAAGTAAAATTAGAAAGATATTTAAATAAAATAGTTAATAAATTAGGTGAAGAAGTTAGAAGTACAATCCATTTATACGTTCTTTTTTATAGTATTTATTCAGCTAATTTCTTTTCGGAAAATTGCAGCGATGGACATTATCAGTGGAGTGTTCGCAATTTAAATAATGAGAGATTTTGGATAGCGCTAGGAAACTAA
- the bshB2 gene encoding bacillithiol biosynthesis deacetylase BshB2 — protein sequence MSQKEEKVLLVFPHPDDEAFGAAGTISKFTNKGIPVTYACLTLGEMGRNMGNPFFATRESLPTIRKNELIDACREMGIQDLRMLGFHDKTIEFEDPEAVIEPIKEIIDEIQPTLLITFYPEHGVHPDHDATARAAVEAVRRMDKDDRPTVWCIAITKERFEVLGKPDIVNDVMDVATQKLRTMKAHRSQTESMLKDVVKIEKFEDIPDDRLKSFFAKESFYTYHFE from the coding sequence ATGAGTCAAAAAGAAGAAAAAGTATTACTTGTGTTCCCTCACCCTGATGATGAAGCTTTTGGGGCTGCTGGAACAATCTCTAAATTTACAAATAAAGGAATTCCCGTTACATACGCTTGTTTAACTTTAGGAGAAATGGGACGTAATATGGGAAATCCATTTTTCGCAACAAGAGAATCACTTCCTACAATTCGTAAAAACGAATTAATCGATGCTTGTAGAGAAATGGGAATCCAAGATTTAAGAATGCTAGGATTCCATGATAAAACAATTGAATTCGAAGATCCTGAGGCAGTAATCGAGCCAATTAAAGAAATTATCGACGAAATTCAGCCAACATTATTAATTACTTTTTATCCAGAACATGGTGTTCACCCAGACCATGATGCAACTGCAAGAGCAGCTGTTGAGGCGGTTCGTCGAATGGATAAAGATGATCGCCCTACTGTATGGTGTATTGCGATTACAAAAGAACGCTTTGAAGTTTTAGGAAAACCAGATATCGTAAATGATGTAATGGATGTTGCAACCCAAAAACTAAGAACGATGAAAGCACACCGCTCTCAAACAGAGTCAATGCTAAAAGACGTTGTAAAAATCGAAAAGTTTGAAGATATTCCAGACGATCGATTAAAATCATTTTTTGCAAAAGAATCATTCTATACTTATCATTTCGAATAA